The proteins below come from a single Tissierella sp. MB52-C2 genomic window:
- a CDS encoding deoxyguanosinetriphosphate triphosphohydrolase, with protein sequence MNIRLRIEKAEKNNLSQYAMLSQNSKGRKSFEEKCTMRTDFQRDRDRIIHSKSFRRLKHKTQVFIAPEGDHFRTRLTHTLEVAQIGRTLARALRLNEDLVEAISLGHDLGHTPFGHTGERVLNELHPRGFNHNEQSIRVVDFLERKDDKIGLNLTYEVREGIINHSGKKTSNTLEGQLVKYSDRIAYINHDIDDAIRAGVIKRESLPKNSVEILGKSHGERINTMILDIIKNSIEKDVIKMSDDVGEATNALRDYMFQNVYLNNNAKSEEYKAEYVIEQLYKYYFKNIDALPQEHLKIYKNIDCDIEDIICDYIAGTTDRYVVNLFNNIFLPKPWQKY encoded by the coding sequence ATGAATATAAGATTAAGGATAGAAAAGGCAGAAAAAAATAATTTATCTCAATATGCCATGCTTAGCCAAAACTCAAAGGGAAGAAAAAGTTTTGAAGAAAAATGTACTATGCGAACGGACTTTCAAAGAGATAGGGATAGAATAATCCACTCTAAATCTTTTCGCAGGTTAAAACATAAGACACAAGTATTTATAGCACCAGAGGGAGATCACTTTAGAACAAGACTAACCCATACTCTTGAGGTGGCACAAATAGGAAGGACTTTAGCAAGAGCCTTGAGATTAAATGAAGACCTGGTAGAAGCCATATCACTAGGCCATGATTTAGGACATACACCCTTTGGACATACAGGAGAAAGGGTATTAAATGAACTACATCCTAGGGGCTTCAATCATAATGAGCAATCCATACGAGTAGTAGATTTTTTAGAACGTAAGGATGATAAAATAGGACTAAATCTAACTTATGAAGTAAGAGAAGGCATAATAAATCATTCTGGCAAAAAAACCTCCAATACTTTAGAGGGACAATTAGTCAAATATTCAGATAGAATAGCTTATATTAATCACGATATAGACGATGCCATAAGAGCAGGAGTCATTAAAAGAGAGAGTTTACCAAAGAATTCTGTAGAAATTTTGGGAAAAAGTCACGGTGAAAGAATAAATACCATGATTTTAGATATAATTAAGAATAGTATAGAAAAAGATGTTATAAAGATGAGTGACGATGTAGGAGAGGCAACAAATGCCTTGAGAGATTATATGTTCCAAAATGTATATCTTAACAATAATGCAAAGTCTGAAGAATATAAAGCAGAATATGTTATAGAACAGTTATATAAATATTATTTTAAAAATATAGATGCACTACCACAAGAACATTTAAAAATTTATAAGAATATAGATTGTGATATAGAGGATATTATATGTGATTATATAGCAGGAACAACAGATAGATATGTAGTAAATTTATTTAATAATATATTTTTACCTAAGCCATGGCAAAAATATTAA
- a CDS encoding pyruvate, water dikinase regulatory protein has translation MDKSLTIYVLSDSIGETGELLARAALSQFNSGRYEVRRFPFITAEDQIMEIFEEAKNEPSVIVYTIVIEELKSFIKLKGQEFNIPTVDLMTPTLNAIESILEYQPKRESGLIRRLDENYFRKVEAVEFAVKYDDGKDPRGIKKSDIVLVGISRTSKTPLSMYLAHKNFKVANVPLVPEVPAPNELFQKDNKRIIGLIANSAKLNEIRQERLKSLGLGDNANYANIDRINLELEYSREIMDKLGCMVIDVSYKAIEETAGFVIEYMKKNFGDKIFQ, from the coding sequence ATGGACAAAAGCTTAACAATTTACGTACTGTCAGACTCCATAGGGGAAACGGGGGAATTATTAGCACGTGCAGCTTTAAGTCAATTTAACTCAGGAAGATATGAAGTTAGAAGATTCCCCTTTATTACAGCAGAAGATCAGATAATGGAAATATTCGAGGAAGCTAAAAATGAACCTAGTGTTATAGTCTATACAATAGTAATAGAGGAGTTAAAAAGCTTTATAAAACTTAAGGGACAGGAGTTTAATATTCCAACAGTAGACTTAATGACTCCAACTTTAAATGCAATTGAATCCATTCTTGAGTACCAGCCAAAGCGTGAATCAGGATTAATTAGAAGATTAGATGAAAATTACTTTAGAAAAGTTGAAGCTGTTGAGTTTGCTGTAAAATATGATGATGGGAAAGACCCAAGGGGAATAAAGAAATCAGATATTGTATTGGTGGGTATATCTAGAACATCTAAAACGCCTTTAAGTATGTATCTAGCACATAAGAACTTTAAGGTAGCAAATGTACCTTTAGTTCCAGAGGTACCAGCTCCAAATGAATTATTTCAAAAAGATAATAAAAGGATCATTGGACTTATTGCAAATTCAGCCAAACTAAATGAAATTAGGCAGGAAAGATTAAAATCATTAGGGCTAGGGGACAATGCAAATTATGCCAATATAGATAGAATTAATTTAGAATTAGAATATTCTAGGGAAATAATGGATAAACTTGGTTGTATGGTAATAGATGTATCCTATAAAGCTATTGAAGAAACAGCAGGTTTTGTGATAGAATATATGAAGAAAAACTTTGGAGATAAGATATTCCAATAG
- a CDS encoding helix-turn-helix transcriptional regulator, producing MDTIIQLSERQEKIIDIVKENQPITSEAIASMLKLTRSTLRPDLAILTMSGILDARPKVGYFYTGKTSLSYISEKIKSIKVSDIKSMPVIVDETISIYDAIVLMFIEDVGSIYVTSKGLLSGVVSRKDFLRNAIGGIDLNKMPIGMIMTRMPNIVYVEPEDSVLDAAIKLIDHEIDSLPVIEENVEAKGYKVLGRITKTTITRLFVELGNND from the coding sequence GTGGATACTATTATTCAATTAAGTGAAAGACAAGAAAAGATAATTGACATAGTTAAAGAAAATCAGCCTATTACGTCTGAGGCTATTGCTAGTATGTTAAAACTTACAAGATCAACTTTAAGACCAGATTTGGCTATTTTGACCATGTCTGGGATACTGGATGCAAGGCCAAAGGTAGGATATTTTTATACGGGAAAAACTAGTCTTTCTTATATTTCAGAAAAGATAAAGAGTATAAAAGTTTCGGATATAAAATCCATGCCAGTAATAGTGGATGAAACCATTAGCATCTATGATGCCATAGTACTGATGTTTATAGAAGATGTAGGTTCTATTTATGTTACATCTAAAGGCTTGTTGTCAGGTGTAGTATCAAGGAAAGATTTCTTAAGAAATGCCATAGGTGGTATTGATTTAAATAAAATGCCCATTGGTATGATAATGACAAGAATGCCTAATATAGTTTATGTTGAGCCAGAAGATAGTGTTTTAGACGCAGCAATTAAGTTAATAGATCATGAAATAGATAGTTTGCCTGTAATAGAAGAAAATGTAGAAGCAAAAGGTTATAAAGTATTAGGTAGAATAACAAAAACAACAATAACAAGGCTATTCGTAGAATTAGGTAATAATGATTAA
- the glyS gene encoding glycine--tRNA ligase subunit beta — MSKKYLLEIGVEELPARLVGDALEQLKTNTENLFKDERINYENINVYCTPRRLSLIVEGLDAKQEDLKEKVKGPTKKIAFDENDSPSKALLGFMRGQGIDLGAIYTEEYNGVEYVYADVVKAGKTIEEILNLNMPNIIKMINFPKSMRWGGKNIRFARPIRWLVSLLDDKIISFDLEGIIASNITKGHRFLGSGKIEVPSVDEYMEILRKNFVILDQEERKDIIKYGSEKLVKEKGGNLPQDESLLDEVTNIVEYPTPIIGRIKEEYLSLPKDVIITPMKEQLRFFPVLDDKNRLLPYFITVRNGNEEYIETVVKGNEKVLGARLEDAKFFYMEDIKSPLESYVEELKKITFQDKLGTLYDKTKRIQSLGVKVGEYLEVGEETEKNIERAGYLSKADLVTKMVTEFTELQGKMGMEYAKTSEENEIVSLAIFEQYLPRFAGDELPTTTAGAILSIADKVDTIAGLFAIGIHPTGSQDPFGLRRQALGIINIILDKKLNISINELVETALYFYVDINGLAFDYEKVKQEIIEFLNGRIRNMFIDIGIRYDIVDAVIGTNIDDVYDMKIRANKLNEWLKKEGLSEILSAFNRVSNLAEKAISDEVQRNLLTEDEIELYEKFNNVEEKVNNLLLKKEYDKALDQLVVLKEPIDNFFERVMVMVDDEKLRNNRLGLLKKIYDTMVQICDLSKIVNK; from the coding sequence ATGAGTAAAAAATATTTGTTAGAAATAGGCGTAGAAGAATTACCAGCAAGGTTAGTTGGAGATGCTTTAGAACAATTAAAAACTAATACTGAAAATTTATTTAAAGATGAAAGAATAAACTATGAAAATATAAATGTTTACTGCACTCCTAGAAGACTAAGTTTAATAGTTGAAGGATTAGATGCAAAACAAGAGGACTTAAAAGAAAAAGTAAAAGGACCAACAAAGAAAATAGCATTTGATGAAAACGATAGTCCAAGTAAGGCATTATTAGGATTCATGAGAGGCCAAGGAATAGACTTAGGAGCAATATATACTGAAGAATATAACGGTGTAGAATATGTTTATGCAGATGTAGTAAAGGCTGGTAAAACCATAGAAGAAATTTTAAATTTAAATATGCCTAATATAATAAAGATGATTAATTTTCCTAAATCCATGAGATGGGGAGGAAAGAATATAAGATTTGCTAGACCTATTAGATGGTTAGTTTCTTTATTAGATGATAAGATAATTTCTTTTGACTTAGAAGGAATAATAGCATCTAATATTACAAAGGGTCATAGATTCCTAGGAAGTGGAAAAATAGAAGTACCTAGCGTAGATGAGTACATGGAAATTTTAAGGAAAAACTTTGTAATATTAGACCAAGAAGAAAGAAAAGATATTATTAAATACGGGTCTGAAAAGCTGGTAAAAGAAAAAGGTGGTAATTTACCACAAGATGAAAGTCTTTTGGATGAAGTAACTAATATAGTAGAATATCCTACTCCTATAATAGGAAGAATAAAAGAAGAATATCTTTCTCTGCCTAAAGATGTAATCATAACTCCTATGAAGGAACAATTAAGATTTTTTCCGGTATTAGACGATAAAAATAGATTATTACCTTATTTCATTACTGTGAGAAATGGAAACGAAGAATATATAGAAACAGTTGTAAAAGGAAATGAAAAGGTGCTTGGTGCTAGATTAGAAGATGCTAAGTTTTTCTATATGGAGGATATTAAAAGTCCGTTAGAATCCTATGTAGAGGAGCTTAAGAAAATAACCTTCCAGGATAAATTAGGGACATTGTATGATAAGACTAAGAGAATTCAAAGCTTAGGTGTAAAAGTAGGAGAATACTTAGAAGTAGGAGAAGAAACAGAAAAGAATATAGAAAGAGCGGGATATTTATCTAAGGCAGATCTAGTTACAAAGATGGTAACTGAGTTTACAGAGCTTCAAGGTAAAATGGGTATGGAATATGCTAAGACCTCAGAAGAAAATGAAATAGTTAGCTTAGCTATATTTGAACAATATTTACCTAGATTTGCAGGGGATGAACTTCCAACTACTACAGCAGGTGCGATTTTAAGCATTGCAGATAAAGTAGATACTATAGCTGGATTATTTGCCATAGGAATTCATCCAACAGGTTCTCAGGATCCATTTGGATTAAGACGTCAAGCCCTTGGGATTATAAATATAATATTAGATAAAAAGTTAAATATATCTATTAATGAATTAGTGGAAACAGCCCTTTATTTCTATGTAGATATAAATGGATTGGCTTTTGATTATGAAAAGGTGAAGCAAGAGATAATTGAATTTTTAAATGGAAGAATAAGAAATATGTTTATAGATATTGGTATTAGATATGATATTGTAGATGCAGTAATTGGAACAAATATAGATGATGTCTATGATATGAAAATAAGAGCCAATAAATTAAATGAGTGGTTGAAGAAAGAAGGACTATCAGAAATACTATCTGCATTTAACAGAGTATCGAATTTAGCTGAAAAGGCGATTTCAGATGAAGTACAGAGAAATTTACTTACAGAAGATGAAATCGAATTATATGAGAAATTTAATAATGTAGAGGAAAAGGTAAATAATTTACTTCTTAAAAAAGAATATGATAAGGCACTAGATCAATTAGTAGTATTAAAAGAGCCTATAGATAATTTTTTTGAAAGAGTAATGGTAATGGTAGATGATGAAAAGTTAAGAAATAATAGGTTAGGATTATTAAAGAAAATATACGATACAATGGTTCAAATTTGTGACTTATCAAAGATAGTAAATAAATAA
- the glyQ gene encoding glycine--tRNA ligase subunit alpha, whose translation MYFQDLMLKLLNYWGNKGCVILEPYDVEKGAGTMNPHTFLRALGPEPWKVVYVEPSRRPADARYGENPHRVYQHHQLQVILKPSPEDVQEMYLDSLKAIGIDPLKHDIRFVEDNWEAPTLGAWGLGWEVWLDGMEITQFTYFQQVGSINCELESAELTYGLERIAMYLQDVDNIFDIKWNEHYTYGDIFNKAEYEQSVYSFEKADIDTLKGLFNTYETEAQRVLDEGLVLPSYDYVLKCSHTFNILDARGAISVSERTNYIGRVRSLARIVAAKYIEQRKEMDYPLLKKEGHSNE comes from the coding sequence ATGTATTTTCAGGATTTAATGCTGAAATTACTAAATTATTGGGGAAATAAAGGATGTGTAATATTAGAACCGTATGATGTGGAAAAAGGAGCGGGAACTATGAATCCGCACACTTTTTTAAGGGCACTTGGACCAGAGCCATGGAAGGTTGTATATGTTGAGCCTTCAAGGAGACCTGCCGATGCTAGATATGGAGAAAACCCACATAGAGTTTATCAGCATCATCAACTTCAGGTAATTCTTAAGCCATCTCCTGAAGATGTACAAGAAATGTATTTAGATAGCTTAAAAGCCATAGGAATTGATCCTCTTAAACATGACATTAGATTTGTAGAGGACAACTGGGAAGCGCCAACCCTAGGAGCATGGGGATTGGGATGGGAAGTATGGCTAGATGGTATGGAGATCACTCAATTCACATATTTTCAGCAGGTAGGAAGTATCAACTGTGAATTGGAATCAGCTGAATTGACTTATGGACTAGAAAGAATAGCCATGTATTTACAAGATGTAGACAATATATTCGATATAAAATGGAATGAACATTATACTTATGGAGATATATTCAACAAAGCTGAATATGAGCAATCTGTATATAGTTTTGAAAAAGCAGATATTGATACTCTAAAAGGATTATTTAATACCTATGAAACGGAAGCGCAAAGGGTATTAGATGAAGGGCTTGTTCTGCCAAGCTATGACTATGTTCTTAAATGTTCCCATACATTTAATATATTAGATGCAAGAGGGGCCATATCTGTATCTGAAAGGACAAATTATATAGGAAGAGTAAGAAGTCTAGCAAGAATAGTTGCAGCCAAATATATTGAACAAAGGAAAGAAATGGATTATCCTCTACTGAAGAAGGAGGGTCATAGTAATGAGTAA
- the recO gene encoding DNA repair protein RecO, which yields MIRTEGIVLKEIRYKDTSKILSIYTKKYGKISVMARGAYRPKSQIIANTQAFSYNEYQLHRGKNFFYLNQADIIESFYSIREKIERVGFGYYLLELIDKSIPDEQENHKIFDLLLKGLTILSKLDREYFKFITAYELKFISFLGYKPYLNKCVLCGRTNTNNVKFSIQEGGIICSNCFAFNSPSIYINKEMYEGMNSLLYSPLEDVDKVIISKDSLYKLHEIMVEYILYNIDRQKFNSLNLINSLDEEHI from the coding sequence ATGATAAGAACAGAAGGTATAGTTTTAAAAGAAATTAGATACAAAGATACATCTAAGATATTGAGTATTTATACGAAAAAATATGGAAAGATAAGTGTAATGGCTAGAGGGGCCTACAGGCCTAAATCTCAAATCATAGCTAATACTCAAGCTTTTTCTTATAATGAATATCAACTTCATAGAGGAAAAAACTTTTTTTATCTAAATCAAGCTGATATAATAGAATCTTTTTATTCCATAAGGGAAAAAATAGAGAGAGTAGGCTTTGGATACTATCTCCTTGAATTAATTGATAAATCCATACCAGATGAGCAAGAAAATCATAAAATATTTGACCTTCTACTAAAGGGATTAACTATATTATCTAAACTAGATAGGGAATATTTTAAATTTATTACAGCCTATGAGTTAAAATTCATATCATTTTTAGGATATAAACCATATCTAAATAAATGCGTATTATGTGGGAGAACTAATACAAATAATGTAAAGTTTAGTATACAAGAAGGTGGAATAATTTGCAGTAATTGTTTTGCCTTTAATTCTCCAAGTATTTATATAAATAAGGAGATGTACGAAGGTATGAACTCTCTTTTATATAGTCCCCTTGAGGATGTAGACAAAGTTATTATTTCAAAGGATTCTCTTTATAAATTACATGAAATTATGGTAGAATATATACTATATAATATAGATAGACAGAAATTTAATTCCTTAAATCTGATAAATTCTTTAGATGAGGAGCATATTTAA
- the era gene encoding GTPase Era, whose product MYKSGFVTVIGRPNVGKSTLLNQVIGEKISIISDKPQTTRNKIQLVYTEENSQIVFLDTPGIQMPKNKLGEYMLKISKSTLEEVDVVTFMVDDSMEIGTMDNLIIEDLKKISTPMVLLINKTDRLTEEEVLQLIDKYDKMDMFEDIIPISALNNNNIERYIEVLKSKLPEGPQYFPEDMITDQPERFVISEIIREKALLSLEEEVPHGIYVSIDGVKERENKDIIDVFANIYCEKDSHKGIVIGKHGSKLKEIGQNARMDIEALLGSKVNLQLWVKVEKNWRERENKVKYFGYK is encoded by the coding sequence ATGTATAAATCAGGATTTGTAACTGTAATAGGAAGACCAAACGTTGGAAAATCAACTTTGTTAAATCAAGTCATAGGGGAAAAAATATCTATAATATCAGACAAGCCTCAAACTACAAGAAATAAAATACAATTAGTATATACAGAGGAAAACAGTCAGATAGTCTTTCTTGATACCCCAGGTATTCAGATGCCTAAAAACAAATTAGGCGAATATATGTTAAAGATTTCAAAAAGCACCTTAGAAGAAGTAGATGTAGTTACATTTATGGTAGATGATAGTATGGAAATTGGTACTATGGATAACTTAATCATAGAGGATTTAAAGAAAATATCTACTCCCATGGTTTTATTAATCAATAAAACAGATAGATTAACGGAAGAAGAAGTATTACAATTAATAGATAAATATGATAAAATGGATATGTTTGAAGATATAATACCTATATCCGCCCTAAATAATAATAATATAGAACGATATATAGAAGTATTGAAAAGTAAATTACCAGAAGGACCTCAATATTTTCCAGAAGATATGATAACAGATCAACCAGAAAGATTTGTCATATCTGAAATCATAAGGGAGAAGGCATTACTTAGTTTGGAAGAAGAAGTTCCCCATGGAATTTATGTTTCTATAGATGGAGTAAAGGAAAGGGAAAACAAGGATATAATAGATGTTTTTGCTAATATATACTGTGAAAAAGACTCCCATAAGGGCATAGTAATAGGTAAACACGGATCAAAGCTAAAGGAAATAGGACAAAATGCAAGAATGGATATAGAAGCTCTATTAGGAAGCAAGGTAAATCTCCAACTTTGGGTTAAAGTAGAAAAGAACTGGAGAGAAAGAGAAAATAAAGTAAAATACTTTGGATATAAATAA
- a CDS encoding cytidine deaminase has translation MDIKGLIRKALEVQKRAYVPYSKFHVGAALLTEDDEIFTGCNIEVASYSATLCAERTAIFKAISEGHKNIKAIAIVGDTDFTYPCGICRQVIREFGKDAKIIIAKSEDEYREYTLEELLPHSFGPDDLEEAKNRSENNV, from the coding sequence TTGGATATAAAAGGATTAATAAGGAAAGCCTTAGAGGTTCAAAAAAGAGCATATGTGCCATATTCAAAATTTCATGTTGGAGCAGCTTTATTAACTGAAGATGATGAAATATTTACAGGATGCAATATAGAAGTAGCATCATATTCAGCTACATTATGTGCAGAGAGAACTGCCATATTTAAAGCAATATCTGAAGGACATAAAAATATAAAGGCAATAGCCATTGTAGGAGATACAGATTTTACTTATCCCTGTGGAATCTGTAGGCAAGTAATTAGGGAATTTGGCAAGGATGCTAAAATAATTATAGCAAAATCTGAAGATGAGTATAGAGAATATACATTGGAAGAACTATTACCACATAGTTTTGGACCAGATGATTTAGAGGAAGCGAAAAACAGGAGTGAAAATAATGTATAA
- a CDS encoding DUF3048 domain-containing protein, whose product MKLKTKIILLAVCIALVSTGCKKEKIEESIGLETPDDEAKEIQEEEPEKVGVPSPLSGIYAEESKINRRPVAIMFDNHNGARWQSGLKDAEIVYEALVEAPYTRYMGIYLINDPESIGPIRSARPYFITSALEYDAVYVHVGGSAQAKTDIKSLKIADIDGLSSSNKVFWRKSHKKMPHNLYSSMEVLRTTQEERKYRLDGEYKPFKFNEDDMEIEGNIANNIIIKYRKNNTTEYNYDTENKIYTRKKDDKFHIDESDETPIVAKNIIIQEAKTKVLDNEGRLDIQLTGAGEGKYITNGKVIDIRWAKTSRNDKTIYTNLEGEEITLNPGVTWIQVVEPKTEIEIE is encoded by the coding sequence ATGAAACTAAAGACAAAAATTATTTTATTAGCAGTTTGTATAGCTTTAGTGTCAACTGGATGTAAAAAGGAAAAAATAGAAGAATCAATAGGATTAGAAACGCCAGATGATGAAGCAAAAGAAATTCAGGAGGAAGAACCAGAAAAAGTAGGTGTACCTTCACCTTTGAGTGGAATATATGCAGAGGAATCAAAAATAAATAGAAGACCTGTAGCAATCATGTTTGATAATCATAATGGTGCTAGATGGCAATCTGGATTAAAGGATGCAGAAATAGTATATGAAGCTTTAGTTGAGGCTCCTTACACTAGATATATGGGTATATATTTAATAAATGATCCAGAATCTATAGGACCTATTAGATCAGCTAGACCCTATTTTATAACATCTGCTTTAGAATATGATGCTGTTTATGTTCATGTAGGTGGAAGTGCACAGGCAAAAACAGATATTAAATCTTTAAAAATAGCAGATATAGACGGATTAAGTAGTTCCAATAAAGTGTTTTGGAGAAAATCTCATAAAAAAATGCCTCATAATCTATACTCAAGTATGGAGGTTTTAAGGACAACGCAAGAAGAAAGAAAGTATAGATTAGACGGAGAGTATAAGCCTTTTAAATTTAATGAGGATGATATGGAAATAGAAGGTAATATTGCCAATAATATTATTATTAAATATAGGAAGAATAATACTACAGAGTATAATTACGATACTGAAAATAAAATTTATACTAGAAAGAAAGATGATAAATTTCATATAGATGAATCAGATGAGACCCCTATTGTAGCTAAAAATATAATAATTCAAGAAGCAAAAACAAAAGTATTAGATAATGAAGGTAGGCTAGATATTCAATTGACAGGAGCAGGAGAAGGAAAATATATAACCAATGGTAAAGTAATAGATATAAGATGGGCAAAGACATCGAGAAATGATAAAACCATATATACAAATTTAGAAGGAGAAGAGATAACTTTAAATCCAGGGGTAACATGGATTCAAGTTGTTGAACCAAAAACAGAGATTGAAATAGAGTAG
- a CDS encoding diacylglycerol kinase has translation MKRKSIIDSFNFAVSGIIIALKTEKNMKIHYAIAIGVIILSLFFDFSRVEFLLLLFSITLVVVAEMVNTALERVIDLITQDYHPLARLVKDVAAGAVLIAAINSIIVGYLLFFDRLSEYTNLLLFKIRRSPIHLTFGALLVVILLTIGLKAKFYRGHGTHFQGGTVSGHSAVSFCIATIIAFLAQNMLITTLTFSLAILVGESRIEGKIHSLMEVILGGILGILIGVLVFQIIG, from the coding sequence ATGAAGAGAAAGTCCATAATTGATAGTTTCAATTTTGCAGTTTCAGGGATTATCATAGCCCTAAAGACTGAGAAAAATATGAAAATACACTATGCCATTGCCATTGGAGTTATAATTTTAAGTCTTTTCTTTGACTTTTCAAGGGTGGAGTTTCTTTTATTATTATTTTCCATAACTTTAGTTGTCGTTGCTGAAATGGTAAATACGGCATTAGAAAGAGTAATAGATTTAATTACACAGGACTACCACCCCTTGGCACGTTTAGTAAAGGATGTGGCAGCAGGTGCAGTCTTGATTGCAGCTATAAACTCTATAATAGTAGGATATTTACTTTTCTTCGATAGATTAAGTGAGTATACAAATTTATTATTATTTAAAATAAGGAGATCACCTATTCATCTTACTTTTGGGGCATTATTAGTAGTTATACTTTTAACCATAGGGCTTAAAGCCAAATTCTATAGAGGACATGGTACACATTTTCAAGGGGGAACAGTAAGTGGTCACTCAGCAGTATCCTTTTGTATAGCCACAATAATAGCATTTCTGGCACAAAATATGTTAATTACTACCCTAACTTTTTCTCTAGCTATTTTAGTGGGAGAAAGCAGAATTGAAGGAAAGATACATAGCCTCATGGAGGTAATACTAGGTGGAATATTAGGAATATTAATAGGAGTTTTAGTATTTCAAATCATAGGATAA
- the ybeY gene encoding rRNA maturation RNase YbeY, protein MEIYIDNRQNKVKLEDGIEEIIENIVKEVLDLEEKSLDCEVSLSFVDNEEIRDLNREYRGVDKETDVLSFPMEDEFFQEGPTLLGDIIISLEKALEQSQDFGHSLYREIAYLTAHSMFHLLGYDHMEEDEKGIMRTKEKEVMKRLEIFKENKGD, encoded by the coding sequence ATGGAAATATATATAGATAATAGACAGAATAAAGTAAAATTGGAAGATGGAATTGAAGAAATAATAGAGAATATAGTAAAGGAAGTCTTAGATTTAGAAGAAAAATCACTAGATTGCGAGGTCAGTCTATCATTTGTAGACAATGAGGAAATAAGGGATTTAAATAGAGAATACAGAGGTGTAGATAAAGAAACAGACGTATTGTCTTTTCCCATGGAAGATGAATTTTTTCAAGAAGGACCTACTTTATTAGGAGACATAATTATTTCCTTGGAAAAGGCACTGGAACAATCACAAGATTTTGGACATTCTTTATACAGGGAAATAGCATATTTAACAGCTCATTCTATGTTTCACTTACTGGGATATGATCATATGGAAGAGGATGAAAAAGGTATAATGAGAACAAAAGAAAAAGAAGTAATGAAAAGATTAGAGATATTCAAAGAAAACAAAGGGGATTAA